The Methylomonas koyamae genome has a segment encoding these proteins:
- a CDS encoding glycosyltransferase family 4 protein, which translates to MKVLLIGNYDKDHQFSMQKFCACLYQELLRLGVDVSVCKPKPILGYWSDSTTNGLSKWLGYIDKYFVFPLMLIRLSKSADLIHICDHSNAMYTKYFDHGRYLITCHDMMATRSAFGEFHHNKNISKTGQLQQKWILKSLKNARNIAAVSNATKQDLLRLIEPSSAQVSVVYNGLNYPFKPVARGEALEVLRKHGISENMQFLLHVGGNQWYKNRKGMLAIFGQIVAQQPDTDLKLVMAGKPFNDELKALVQEYDLADRVIQAADVSTEELGALYSLAEAFVFPSLYEGFGWPILEAQACGTLVFTSNREPMTEVGGNASIYIDPESYQQTAATILEALNNPELTNTVKAEMASNVERFTTEKMIAGYLALYRSIIETEAAAS; encoded by the coding sequence ATGAAAGTTTTGCTTATAGGTAACTACGATAAAGATCATCAGTTTAGTATGCAGAAGTTTTGCGCCTGTCTTTATCAGGAATTGTTACGATTGGGCGTGGATGTAAGTGTATGCAAACCAAAACCTATCTTGGGATATTGGTCTGATTCCACAACAAACGGCCTATCCAAATGGCTGGGCTATATTGATAAATATTTTGTGTTTCCATTGATGCTAATCAGGCTTTCGAAATCAGCTGATTTAATCCACATCTGCGATCATTCCAACGCCATGTACACCAAATATTTTGATCATGGTCGATATTTGATTACGTGTCACGATATGATGGCAACTAGATCGGCTTTTGGGGAGTTTCATCATAATAAAAATATTAGTAAAACTGGCCAATTACAGCAGAAATGGATTCTAAAAAGTTTGAAAAATGCTAGAAACATTGCTGCGGTTTCTAATGCCACTAAGCAAGATCTTTTGCGCTTGATCGAACCGTCTTCAGCGCAAGTCAGTGTCGTCTATAACGGGCTCAATTATCCTTTTAAACCGGTTGCCCGCGGTGAGGCCCTTGAAGTATTGAGAAAGCATGGGATTTCTGAAAACATGCAATTCCTTCTACATGTTGGAGGAAATCAGTGGTACAAAAATAGAAAGGGTATGTTGGCAATATTTGGACAAATAGTCGCTCAGCAGCCTGATACTGATTTGAAATTGGTTATGGCAGGCAAGCCATTTAATGACGAATTAAAAGCCTTGGTTCAGGAATATGATTTGGCGGATAGGGTAATACAAGCTGCAGACGTCTCTACTGAAGAGCTAGGTGCGCTGTATTCTCTAGCAGAGGCATTTGTTTTTCCGTCGCTATACGAGGGTTTTGGTTGGCCAATTCTGGAAGCCCAGGCGTGCGGTACGTTGGTATTTACCAGTAATCGAGAACCTATGACGGAAGTGGGGGGTAACGCGTCAATTTACATCGATCCTGAATCGTACCAGCAAACTGCCGCCACAATACTTGAGGCGCTGAATAATCCGGAGCTGACGAACACAGTTAAAGCTGAAATGGCATCAAATGTTGAACGATTTACCACGGAAAAAATGATTGCCGGTTACCTTGCTTTATACCGTTCAATAATCGAAACGGAGGCAGCGGCGTCGTGA
- the hemE gene encoding uroporphyrinogen decarboxylase: MSQLQNDLFLRALLRQPVERTPSWMMRQAGRYLPEYRAVRAKAGSFMQLCTNPELACEVTMQPLERYGFDAAILFSDILTIPDAMGLGLSFSEGEGPQFARPVRTGADIANLAVPDPEAELRYVIDAVRLIKTNLQGRVPLIGFSGSPWTLATYMVEGKSSKSFQKVKSLMFEQPQLMHQMLDTLAQAVAAYLNAQIAAGADAVMVFDTWGGMLSHADYLEFSLRYARQVKDLLQTERDGRQIPTILFTKGGGLWLEAMADTGYDALGLDWQTDIGQARARVGDRVALQGNMDPITLYAKPDVIRAKVGEVLAGFGHGSGHVFNLGHGILPDIDPEHVKAMVDAVRELSPQYHAAGA, from the coding sequence ATGAGCCAACTACAAAACGATTTATTTCTGCGCGCGCTGTTAAGACAACCGGTCGAGCGCACGCCAAGCTGGATGATGCGCCAGGCCGGGCGTTATTTGCCCGAATACCGTGCGGTCCGCGCCAAGGCCGGCAGTTTCATGCAACTGTGCACCAATCCGGAATTGGCTTGCGAAGTGACCATGCAACCGCTGGAGCGCTACGGCTTCGATGCGGCGATTTTGTTCTCCGACATCCTGACTATCCCGGACGCGATGGGCCTGGGCCTGTCGTTTTCGGAAGGCGAAGGCCCGCAATTCGCCCGCCCGGTCCGCACCGGCGCCGACATCGCCAATTTGGCGGTGCCCGATCCGGAAGCGGAATTGCGCTACGTGATCGACGCGGTGCGCCTGATCAAAACCAATCTACAGGGCCGGGTGCCGCTGATCGGTTTTTCCGGCAGCCCGTGGACGCTCGCGACCTACATGGTGGAAGGCAAGAGCAGCAAGAGCTTTCAAAAAGTCAAAAGTCTGATGTTCGAGCAGCCGCAACTGATGCACCAAATGTTGGACACTTTGGCTCAGGCGGTAGCCGCTTATTTGAACGCGCAGATTGCCGCCGGCGCCGATGCGGTGATGGTGTTCGACACCTGGGGCGGCATGCTCAGCCACGCCGATTATTTGGAGTTTTCGTTGCGCTATGCCCGGCAAGTCAAGGACTTGTTGCAAACCGAACGCGACGGCCGGCAGATTCCGACCATCCTATTCACCAAAGGCGGCGGCTTGTGGCTGGAAGCGATGGCCGACACCGGCTACGACGCGCTGGGCCTGGATTGGCAGACCGATATCGGCCAAGCCCGGGCCAGAGTCGGCGACCGGGTGGCCTTGCAAGGCAATATGGACCCGATCACGCTGTACGCCAAGCCCGACGTGATCCGCGCCAAAGTCGGCGAGGTGCTGGCCGGCTTCGGCCATGGCTCGGGCCACGTGTTCAATCTGGGCCACGGCATACTGCCGGATATCGATCCGGAGCACGTTAAGGCCATGGTCGATGCGGTCCGCGAATTGAGTCCGCAGTACCACGCTGCCGGCGCCTGA
- a CDS encoding glycosyltransferase family 2 protein: MAKQHLEKGEMVKKQTVSIVVPTFKRLDILKKCIKGIYDMEIVPEEVVVVHRPEDDPETATWLNNFAKLEYPNLKPVSVFVTGQVAAQNAGLAVASSDFIAFLDDDAVPKVDWLVRLLRHFDAKNVGAAGGRDLLHDGGVLPQNEVDKAAYFNYWGIVIGNHHRVVGEPRDVVVVKGCNWIVRRSAIGSLHFDVRLKGKGAQVANELWFCLNLRHHGWRIVLDPKAMVDHFPAIQHDHGRGNWGRLKCYENAFNVTAVELAYASNMTKLKYIFYHFFVGQRYCPGLYFICHSLAKRPSSLPGMLLGGWSGFFDGLRMASNFKLEPPGLPAKVL, from the coding sequence ATGGCTAAACAACACTTGGAGAAAGGAGAAATGGTCAAAAAACAAACTGTTTCAATTGTAGTGCCGACGTTTAAAAGATTAGATATTTTGAAGAAATGTATCAAAGGCATCTACGATATGGAGATCGTTCCAGAAGAGGTTGTTGTAGTGCATAGGCCTGAGGACGACCCAGAAACTGCAACATGGCTAAACAATTTTGCGAAGTTGGAATATCCGAACTTAAAGCCAGTTAGCGTATTTGTGACCGGGCAAGTCGCTGCGCAAAATGCTGGCCTGGCAGTAGCAAGTTCTGATTTCATTGCATTCCTTGATGATGATGCGGTTCCGAAAGTTGATTGGCTAGTTCGACTGTTGCGTCATTTTGATGCCAAAAATGTAGGCGCAGCTGGGGGTCGTGATCTTCTGCATGATGGCGGGGTTCTTCCACAGAATGAGGTCGATAAGGCTGCCTATTTTAATTATTGGGGTATTGTTATTGGCAATCACCATCGTGTCGTTGGTGAGCCTAGGGATGTAGTGGTAGTAAAAGGATGTAACTGGATTGTTAGAAGGTCCGCAATTGGAAGCTTGCATTTTGACGTACGTTTAAAAGGTAAAGGCGCGCAGGTAGCCAATGAACTCTGGTTTTGTCTTAATTTGAGGCACCATGGATGGCGAATTGTGCTTGATCCAAAGGCGATGGTGGACCATTTTCCAGCGATTCAACATGATCATGGGAGAGGAAATTGGGGTAGATTGAAATGTTACGAGAACGCTTTTAATGTTACAGCGGTTGAGTTGGCCTACGCGTCAAATATGACTAAGCTTAAATATATTTTTTATCATTTTTTTGTAGGTCAGCGTTATTGCCCTGGGTTATATTTTATTTGTCACAGTCTTGCAAAAAGACCATCTAGCTTGCCAGGTATGTTGTTAGGTGGTTGGTCTGGGTTTTTCGATGGCTTGCGAATGGCTAGTAATTTCAAGCTCGAGCCTCCAGGTTTACCAGCAAAAGTTTTATGA
- the pyrF gene encoding orotidine-5'-phosphate decarboxylase encodes MSNSFISQKPIPVRDRLIMALDVASIAEAQALVEELGDAVVFYKVGMELFMSGDYFGFIEWLKARDKKVFVDLKFFDIPATVGRAIKALSNKGVDLATIHGNDSIMEAAAAAKGDLKVLAVTALTSLDRGDLDDLGFQCDVKELVLSRAKRALQIGCDGIVSSGLEVAMIREQLGEKLLVITPGIRPVDNREDDDQKRAVSVEQAIQNGADYIVVGRPIRDAADRKAMAEKIQGQIAAQFA; translated from the coding sequence ATGAGCAATTCTTTCATTTCGCAAAAACCCATTCCGGTCCGCGACCGCCTGATCATGGCGTTGGATGTCGCCAGCATCGCCGAAGCCCAAGCCCTGGTCGAAGAACTCGGCGACGCGGTGGTATTTTATAAAGTTGGCATGGAATTGTTCATGTCCGGCGACTATTTCGGTTTCATCGAATGGCTGAAGGCGCGCGATAAAAAAGTCTTCGTCGATCTGAAGTTTTTCGACATTCCGGCCACGGTCGGCCGGGCAATCAAAGCCTTGAGCAATAAAGGCGTGGATTTGGCGACGATACACGGCAACGATTCGATCATGGAAGCCGCCGCCGCCGCCAAAGGCGATTTGAAAGTACTGGCCGTGACCGCATTGACCAGCCTGGACCGCGGCGATTTGGACGATTTGGGTTTTCAATGCGACGTCAAAGAATTGGTGTTGTCGCGCGCCAAGCGAGCGCTGCAAATCGGCTGCGACGGCATCGTCTCGTCCGGTTTGGAAGTGGCGATGATCCGCGAGCAGCTCGGCGAAAAACTGCTGGTCATCACGCCCGGCATTCGCCCGGTCGACAACCGCGAAGACGACGACCAAAAACGCGCGGTCAGCGTCGAACAAGCCATCCAAAACGGCGCCGATTACATTGTCGTCGGCCGCCCGATCCGCGACGCCGCCGACCGCAAGGCGATGGCGGAAAAAATCCAAGGTCAGATTGCGGCGCAGTTCGCATAA
- a CDS encoding undecaprenyl-phosphate glucose phosphotransferase: protein MTQYRTKGFIRPLRPELQSIKRATDTALIFITLYLSLHVYSEPFGKEYLGLFIVCTVLFGIFAEHQEIYHGWRGDPMFDDAIRILLSWIFAFALVAGGFFVFDFGFEYSREVMELWLPLAPLSIIVLHTLRRSALSYLRLHGINTRTYAILGGNALGRRLNVALTEMPWLGYQFIGFFDDRIENKQRREQEDMVDNIIGDFKELLDRAKHGEIDHIYITLPLRAEKRINQLVQELADSTVSVNIVPDFFTFNLMQSKLSSVKGIPVVSVFDTPLNSSLDGTAKRLEDLFLCAIILPLIAIPMLLIAIAIKLTSPGPVIFKQLRYGVKGEPIEVWKFRSMTVCENGDTVKQATANDSRVTPLGGFLRRTSLDELPQFLNVLAGTMSVVGPRPHAIAHNEYYRKQIQGYMLRHKMKPGITGLAQISGCRGETETIDKMEARIHHDLEYIRNWSVILDIKIVIITIFKGFVGQQAY, encoded by the coding sequence ATGACTCAATATCGCACAAAAGGATTTATCCGGCCGCTGCGGCCCGAATTGCAAAGCATCAAACGTGCGACCGATACCGCGCTGATCTTCATCACGCTTTACTTGTCGCTACATGTTTACAGCGAGCCGTTCGGCAAAGAATATCTGGGCTTGTTCATCGTCTGTACCGTGTTGTTCGGTATTTTTGCCGAGCATCAGGAGATCTACCACGGCTGGCGCGGCGATCCGATGTTCGACGATGCGATCCGTATCCTGCTGTCCTGGATTTTTGCCTTTGCCCTGGTGGCCGGCGGTTTTTTCGTGTTCGACTTCGGCTTCGAATATTCCCGCGAGGTCATGGAGCTGTGGCTGCCGCTGGCGCCGCTCAGCATCATCGTGCTGCATACCTTGCGCCGCTCCGCTTTGTCCTATCTGCGCCTGCACGGCATAAACACCCGCACCTACGCCATCCTGGGCGGCAATGCCCTGGGTCGGCGCCTGAACGTTGCCTTGACCGAAATGCCCTGGCTGGGCTATCAATTCATCGGCTTTTTCGACGACCGCATCGAAAACAAGCAGCGCCGGGAACAGGAAGACATGGTCGACAACATCATCGGCGATTTCAAGGAGCTGCTGGACCGGGCCAAACACGGCGAAATCGACCATATCTACATCACGTTGCCGCTACGCGCGGAAAAACGCATCAACCAGTTGGTGCAGGAACTGGCCGACAGCACCGTATCGGTCAATATCGTGCCGGACTTTTTCACGTTCAACCTGATGCAATCCAAGCTCAGCAGCGTCAAGGGGATACCGGTGGTCAGCGTGTTCGACACGCCGTTGAATTCGTCGCTGGACGGCACCGCCAAACGCCTGGAAGACTTATTTTTATGCGCGATCATTCTGCCGCTGATTGCCATCCCGATGCTGCTCATCGCCATCGCCATCAAACTGACCTCGCCGGGACCGGTGATTTTCAAGCAACTGCGTTACGGCGTAAAAGGCGAACCGATCGAAGTCTGGAAGTTCAGATCGATGACGGTGTGCGAGAACGGCGACACCGTCAAACAAGCCACCGCCAACGACAGCCGGGTCACGCCGCTCGGCGGCTTCCTGCGCCGCACCTCGCTGGACGAACTACCCCAATTTCTGAACGTGCTGGCCGGCACCATGTCCGTGGTCGGCCCGCGCCCGCACGCCATCGCCCATAACGAATACTACCGCAAGCAAATCCAGGGCTACATGCTGCGCCATAAAATGAAGCCCGGCATTACCGGCCTGGCGCAAATCAGCGGCTGCCGCGGCGAAACCGAAACCATCGACAAAATGGAAGCCCGCATCCACCACGATCTGGAATACATCCGCAATTGGTCTGTGATTTTGGATATCAAGATCGTGATTATCACGATCTTCAAGGGGTTTGTTGGGCAGCAGGCGTATTAG
- a CDS encoding secondary thiamine-phosphate synthase enzyme YjbQ produces the protein MWLQRRIQLAAKPRGFHLVTREICGQFPELDRIEIGLAHFFLQHTSASLAINENADADVRRDLESYFSRAVAENEPYYRHTLEGPDDMPAHIKTVILGSSLSIPVSDGQLALGIWQGIYLCEHRNHAGSRSVIVTLHGE, from the coding sequence ATGTGGTTGCAAAGGCGCATTCAATTGGCCGCCAAACCGCGCGGCTTCCATCTGGTGACCCGCGAGATTTGCGGACAGTTCCCGGAACTGGATCGGATCGAGATTGGCCTGGCCCACTTTTTTCTGCAACATACGTCGGCTTCGCTGGCGATCAACGAGAATGCCGACGCCGACGTGCGCCGCGATTTGGAAAGCTATTTTTCCCGTGCCGTTGCCGAAAATGAACCCTATTACCGGCACACGCTCGAAGGACCGGACGATATGCCGGCGCATATCAAAACCGTCATTCTGGGGAGTTCTTTGAGCATCCCCGTCAGCGACGGCCAACTGGCGCTCGGCATCTGGCAAGGGATTTATCTATGCGAACACCGTAACCACGCCGGCAGTCGCAGCGTTATCGTCACGCTGCACGGCGAATAA
- a CDS encoding DUF411 domain-containing protein produces MKLFRSTAILVLASFGFSACAEQTAAGGPEMTVYRSPTCGCCGKWLEHARQSGFKINDVISDDMDAIKARYGVPEKLASCHTAIVDGYVVEGHVPAGDIQKMLQAKPQVAGLAAPGMPMGSPGMEMGGRQDTYQVVSFDKAGKAEVFAEHGDNR; encoded by the coding sequence ATGAAATTATTCAGATCGACGGCAATCCTGGTTTTGGCATCATTCGGTTTTTCGGCCTGCGCCGAGCAAACGGCGGCCGGCGGCCCGGAAATGACTGTCTACCGTAGCCCGACCTGCGGTTGCTGCGGCAAATGGCTGGAACACGCCAGACAAAGCGGTTTCAAGATCAACGATGTGATCAGCGACGACATGGACGCGATCAAGGCCCGCTACGGCGTTCCGGAAAAATTGGCGTCCTGCCATACCGCGATCGTCGACGGCTACGTCGTCGAAGGCCACGTGCCGGCTGGCGACATCCAGAAAATGCTGCAAGCCAAACCTCAAGTGGCCGGCTTGGCCGCGCCCGGCATGCCGATGGGTAGCCCCGGCATGGAAATGGGCGGACGCCAAGATACTTACCAAGTCGTGTCGTTCGACAAAGCGGGTAAGGCCGAGGTGTTCGCCGAGCATGGCGACAATCGCTAA
- a CDS encoding AAA family ATPase, whose translation MLDNDDLTYSYQRRSVNNSPERALITLERSQKLDLLVHLLANLQQSLIVCGPDGIGKTTLLETVRQNRKDLWDIVLLRATPNSSFESLVVELLRGLNLKTASAFDINALRDACTRQKVVLLVDDAGDLSPGLLTMLIELADSIPGLRLVFAMSHDQFHIKSGTDKVVEECHFIELPPLNRKQCGEYLQNLSAQPGAVLSFNAVTDNLVEQVYRDTHGIPGKILAELPKLAHYQSRKTARTGLWLGIAAIAAGAGYVALKLMPSEPAPPPEPAPLALAEPAKPAEPTAEAASPAPAVSAPEQPEPANPQPQPAAPAMPAAAASAPAQVQAPAPVHAPASAPAVTAAVPESAPTPVKPESAAAVTAQDSTGQSAAPASVNADAAPKPAAAEPAAVAASAESAPAPAAAAAPAPAIAPPAPAKPAERKPGKPIAEGGDYDWIMAQPPNNFTLQVMVLSDKAAVTRFLKKYADYRDALTYYPINKGEQEKYVLIYGSFATAAEAQQFKAVMPNDFKQALEKRFRAVQKESRR comes from the coding sequence ATGCTGGATAACGACGACCTGACCTACAGCTACCAACGCCGCTCGGTCAACAACAGCCCGGAGCGGGCGCTGATTACGCTGGAACGCTCGCAAAAACTGGATTTGTTGGTGCATTTGCTGGCGAACCTGCAGCAGTCTTTGATCGTCTGCGGCCCGGACGGCATCGGTAAAACCACGCTATTGGAAACCGTCCGCCAAAACCGCAAGGACTTGTGGGACATCGTGCTGCTACGGGCCACGCCGAATTCGAGTTTCGAAAGCCTGGTCGTCGAACTGCTGCGCGGCCTGAATCTTAAAACCGCATCCGCTTTCGACATCAACGCCTTGCGCGACGCCTGCACCCGGCAAAAAGTGGTGTTGCTGGTCGACGATGCCGGCGACTTGAGTCCCGGTCTGCTGACGATGCTGATCGAACTGGCCGACTCGATTCCGGGCTTGCGTTTGGTGTTTGCGATGAGCCACGACCAATTCCATATCAAGAGCGGCACCGACAAAGTGGTCGAGGAATGCCACTTCATCGAATTGCCGCCGTTGAACCGAAAACAATGCGGCGAGTATTTGCAAAACCTGTCGGCGCAACCCGGCGCGGTATTGTCGTTCAATGCCGTCACCGATAACCTGGTCGAGCAAGTGTATCGCGACACCCACGGCATTCCGGGCAAGATTCTGGCCGAATTGCCCAAGTTGGCTCACTACCAGAGCCGTAAAACCGCCCGCACCGGGTTGTGGCTGGGCATCGCCGCGATTGCAGCCGGAGCCGGTTATGTGGCGCTCAAGCTAATGCCGTCCGAACCAGCGCCACCGCCGGAACCGGCGCCGCTTGCCTTGGCCGAGCCCGCGAAACCGGCCGAGCCGACGGCTGAGGCTGCGTCGCCAGCGCCAGCCGTTTCGGCACCGGAGCAGCCTGAACCGGCGAATCCGCAGCCGCAGCCTGCCGCGCCGGCAATGCCTGCCGCCGCAGCGTCGGCACCGGCCCAGGTTCAAGCGCCTGCGCCCGTACATGCCCCGGCATCGGCACCCGCAGTAACCGCTGCGGTTCCCGAATCCGCCCCGACGCCGGTCAAACCCGAATCGGCCGCCGCGGTAACCGCGCAAGACTCAACCGGCCAAAGCGCCGCGCCAGCTTCGGTTAACGCCGATGCGGCGCCGAAACCGGCCGCAGCCGAACCCGCCGCCGTTGCGGCAAGCGCCGAATCCGCGCCCGCTCCGGCCGCTGCCGCGGCTCCGGCTCCGGCAATAGCGCCGCCGGCCCCGGCAAAACCGGCGGAGCGCAAGCCCGGCAAACCGATTGCCGAAGGCGGCGACTACGATTGGATCATGGCCCAGCCGCCGAATAACTTTACGTTGCAGGTGATGGTGCTGTCCGATAAAGCCGCGGTAACCCGTTTTCTGAAAAAATACGCCGATTACCGCGATGCGTTAACCTACTATCCGATAAACAAAGGCGAACAGGAAAAATACGTGCTGATCTACGGCTCGTTTGCCACGGCCGCCGAAGCTCAGCAATTCAAAGCAGTGATGCCCAACGATTTTAAACAGGCGCTGGAAAAGCGTTTTAGAGCGGTGCAGAAAGAAAGCCGCCGCTGA
- the aroB gene encoding 3-dehydroquinate synthase, whose translation MKELRVDLGNQRSYPIYIGSGLLQQAELLRRHIRSKQVLVVSNETIAPLYLNQVLANLADYQTEAVILPDGEQYKTLHYLEKIFDGLLANKFSRNATLIALGGGVIGDMGGFAAACYQRGIAFIQIPTTLLAQVDSSVGGKTGVNHALGKNMIGAFYQPQCVIADADVLDTLDDRQLSAGLAEVIKYGLIRDPEFLHWLEANLPNLLARDKAALAYAIERSCINKAEVVGEDEFESGVRATLNLGHTFGHAIETGSGYGHYLHGEAVAIGTCFAADLSRRLGWLHDADVARIIAIFKAANLPVTPPADMITEQYVDLMAVDKKNIDGKIRVILLEALGKASLPVNVDLAQLQATLNGYAG comes from the coding sequence ATGAAAGAATTGCGAGTTGATTTAGGCAACCAGCGCAGTTATCCGATCTACATCGGTTCCGGGCTGTTGCAACAAGCCGAGTTATTGCGTCGGCACATTCGTTCCAAACAAGTGCTGGTGGTCAGCAACGAAACGATTGCGCCGCTGTATTTAAACCAAGTTTTGGCCAATCTGGCCGATTACCAGACCGAAGCCGTGATTCTGCCGGACGGCGAGCAGTACAAAACCCTGCACTATCTGGAAAAAATCTTCGACGGCTTGCTGGCCAATAAATTTAGCCGCAACGCCACGTTGATCGCGCTGGGCGGCGGCGTGATCGGCGACATGGGCGGTTTTGCCGCGGCCTGTTACCAGCGCGGCATCGCCTTCATCCAGATTCCGACGACGTTATTGGCCCAAGTCGATTCGTCGGTCGGCGGCAAGACCGGCGTCAACCATGCGCTGGGCAAAAACATGATCGGCGCCTTCTACCAGCCGCAATGCGTGATCGCCGACGCCGACGTGCTCGACACACTGGACGACCGGCAATTGTCGGCCGGCCTGGCCGAAGTTATTAAATATGGCCTGATCCGCGATCCGGAATTCTTGCACTGGCTGGAAGCCAATTTGCCCAACTTGCTGGCCCGCGACAAGGCCGCGTTGGCCTATGCCATCGAGCGCTCCTGCATCAACAAAGCCGAGGTGGTCGGCGAAGACGAATTCGAATCCGGCGTGCGCGCCACGTTGAATCTGGGCCACACCTTCGGCCATGCCATCGAAACCGGCAGCGGTTACGGCCATTATCTGCACGGCGAAGCAGTCGCGATCGGCACCTGTTTTGCCGCCGATTTGTCGCGCCGGCTGGGTTGGTTGCACGATGCCGACGTGGCGCGCATTATCGCTATCTTCAAAGCCGCCAACTTGCCGGTGACGCCGCCGGCCGACATGATCACCGAGCAATACGTCGATTTGATGGCGGTCGACAAGAAAAACATCGATGGCAAGATTCGGGTGATTTTGTTGGAAGCGCTCGGCAAGGCGTCGTTGCCGGTCAACGTCGATTTGGCCCAGTTGCAAGCCACGTTAAACGGTTATGCTGGATAA
- a CDS encoding VanZ family protein, whose protein sequence is MTKFKGNRKLAILIFLLSVGWVVALFVESSHSPPRIMGEIPGLDKVAHFIAFAILTLLICFVVFIWSGNPAISLFSLPFWLTLLVGLSEEGYQILVPSRTGSVLDLLADIAGATIAMVAIKRSCLMLRIKAWFETNSV, encoded by the coding sequence ATGACGAAATTTAAAGGCAATCGCAAACTTGCAATATTAATTTTTTTGTTGAGTGTCGGTTGGGTCGTGGCGTTGTTCGTCGAATCGTCACACTCCCCGCCCAGAATAATGGGCGAAATTCCGGGACTAGACAAAGTCGCTCATTTCATCGCGTTTGCGATTTTAACGCTGCTAATTTGTTTTGTTGTTTTCATTTGGAGTGGCAACCCAGCCATTTCATTATTTTCCCTACCGTTTTGGCTAACGTTACTGGTTGGGCTTTCCGAGGAAGGCTACCAAATATTAGTGCCGAGTCGAACGGGTAGCGTACTGGATTTATTGGCCGATATAGCCGGAGCAACAATAGCGATGGTCGCAATCAAGCGCAGTTGCCTTATGCTGCGCATCAAAGCCTGGTTCGAAACTAACTCTGTTTAG
- the aroK gene encoding shikimate kinase AroK yields the protein MKPAANIYLIGLMGVGKTTIGKQLAKALQWPFYDSDKVIEECTGVDIPTIFSYEGEEGFRLREQAVIHHLSLKQGIVMATGGGAVIKPENRQALIQNGFVVYLQCSIDKILHRTKHDTQRPLLRTENPRQRLQTLLAERDPLYRECADFKIDSGVLPTKTVVKTILQQYQAALEDHERIAS from the coding sequence ATGAAACCAGCGGCCAATATTTATCTGATCGGTTTGATGGGCGTCGGCAAGACCACCATCGGCAAGCAGCTAGCCAAAGCGTTGCAGTGGCCGTTTTACGACAGCGACAAAGTGATCGAGGAGTGCACCGGGGTCGATATCCCGACCATTTTTTCCTACGAGGGCGAAGAGGGCTTTCGGCTGCGCGAGCAGGCGGTGATCCACCATCTTTCTCTGAAGCAGGGCATCGTGATGGCGACCGGCGGCGGCGCCGTGATCAAACCGGAAAACCGCCAGGCCTTGATCCAGAACGGTTTCGTGGTTTATCTGCAATGCTCGATCGACAAAATCCTGCACCGCACCAAACACGATACGCAACGGCCGTTATTGCGTACCGAAAATCCGCGCCAGCGCTTGCAAACCCTGCTGGCCGAGCGCGACCCGCTGTACCGCGAGTGCGCCGATTTCAAAATCGATTCGGGCGTACTGCCCACCAAAACCGTCGTCAAAACCATCTTGCAGCAATACCAGGCTGCTCTGGAAGACCATGAAAGAATTGCGAGTTGA